From one Trifolium pratense cultivar HEN17-A07 linkage group LG1, ARS_RC_1.1, whole genome shotgun sequence genomic stretch:
- the LOC123920605 gene encoding uncharacterized protein LOC123920605, with product MVAAESWFRNLWKTHRKDDSNSEKAVIGVLAFEAAKLMSKLVNVWQSLSDKQVAKLRDEISNSVGIKKLVSDDENFIVRLISQEMLESMAYVAESVARLAKKCSDTRLKDFEKAFDRYITRGFDSYGWVMSSKKMEKKVKRMEKFVSINAGLYQEMEMLTDLEHTLKRMKNYSESDGPNLIEYQKQVAWKRLEVKNLKSNSVWNRTYDYTVHFLARSLFTIFSRINNVFGIPEITNVGSINRSLPNSGHIRSSHSVSELLQSSGHPSQNNVARFASGPLGPSTAKSDQNVRANKTSIFHSVADSSTKSGPISGKYRGINFFSGPLGRSSKKPVPDNGTSKNNKFWKFNNGHSTTASGKENSIRHSRATQVGPFKGCIAEDSSSVIDCHTNLNDIPLETKNHKGADSELLTPGNVTHSTKPTFSSLCKLKPPSESLGAASLALHYANVIVVIEKLAASPHLIGLDARDDLYNMLPRRVRASLRTRLKPYSMAAAVYDASLAEEWSEAMTKILEWLAPLAHNMLRWQSERSYEQLSFVSRTNVLLVQTLYFANQEKTEAIITELLVGLNYVWRYVKELNSGIFEIGNSVVDNGYLHLNA from the coding sequence ATGGTAGCTGCTGAATCATGGTTTCGAAATCTATGGAAGACTCATCGTAAAGATGATTCTAATTCTGAGAAAGCAGTGATTGGAGTGTTGGCATTTGAAGCTGCGAAATTGATGTCTAAGCTTGTTAATGTGTGGCAGTCATTGAGTGATAAACAGGTTGCCAAGTTGAGAGACGAGATTTCAAATTCGGTTGGGATCAAGAAGCTTGTTTCAGATGATGAGAATTTTATCGTTCGTCTAATCAGTCAAGAGATGCTTGAGAGTATGGCATATGTTGCCGAATCTGTGGCTAGGCTTGCGAAGAAATGCAGCGATACGAGACTGAAGGATTTCGAGAAGGCCTTCGATAGGTATATAACCCGCGGTTTTGATTCATATGGGTGGGTAATGTCTtctaaaaaaatggaaaaaaaggttaaaaggATGGAAAAGTTTGTATCGATTAATGCAGGCTTGTACCAAGAGATGGAAATGCTCACTGATCTTGAGCATACACTTAAAAGAATGAAGAATTACAGTGAGTCGGACGGCCCGAATTTAATCGAGTATCAGAAGCAGGTTGCGTGGAAGAGGCTCGAGGTGAAGAACTTGAAGTCTAATTCTGTGTGGAACAGGACATATGATTACACTGTACACTTTTTAGCGAGATCTTTATTTACAATATTCAGTAGGATCAACAATGTCTTTGGAATTCCCGAGATAACAAATGTTGGTAGCATAAATCGCAGTCTTCCAAATTCTGGTCACATTCGCAGCAGTCATTCGGTCTCGGAATTATTGCAATCTTCAGGCCATCCATCCCAAAATAATGTTGCCAGATTTGCTTCAGGACCCCTTGGTCCTTCTACTGCTAAATCAGATCAAAATGTTAGAGCAAATAAAACTAGCATTTTTCATTCTGTTGCCGACTCATCCACAAAGTCAGGCCCGATTTCAGGAAAGTATAGAGGCATCAATTTTTTCTCAGGTCCTCTTGGAAGGAGTTCGAAAAAACCAGTCCCGGATAATGGAACAAGTAAAAACAACAAGTTTTGGAAGTTTAATAATGGCCACTCAACCACTGCAAGTGGGAAGGAAAATAGCATAAGGCACAGTCGAGCGACTCAAGTAGGACCGTTCAAAGGCTGTATAGCTGAAGATAGTTCCTCGGTCATCGACTGTCACACAAACCTAAATGATATTCCCTTAGAAACTAAGAATCACAAAGGTGCTGATTCAGAACTTCTTACTCCTGGAAACGTGACTCATTCTACTAAACCGACATTCAGTTCTCTTTGCAAGTTAAAGCCTCCGTCTGAATCCCTCGGCGCTGCTTCTTTAGCGCTTCACTATGCAAATGTTATTGTTGTGATTGAGAAGCTAGCAGCCTCTCCGCACTTGATTGGGCTCGATGCAAGGGATGACCTATATAACATGCTACCGAGACGTGTAAGAGCTTCCCTCAGAACTAGGCTTAAGCCGTATTCCATGGCCGCAGCTGTCTACGATGCAAGTCTAGCAGAAGAATGGAGCGAAGCAATGACAAAAATATTAGAATGGTTAGCACCACTTGCTCACAACATGTTAAGATGGCAATCCGAGAGAAGTTACGAGCAGCTGAGCTTTGTTTCGCGAACAAACGTGTTGCTGGTACAAACCCTTTACTTTGCAAATCAAGAAAAAACAGAAGCGATAATCACTGAACTTCTCGTCGGTCTGAATTATGTATGGAGATATGTTAAGGAGCTCAATTCAGGTATCTTTGAGATTGGTAATAGTGTAGTAGATAATGGATATCTTCATCTGAATGCATAA